A window from Solanum stenotomum isolate F172 chromosome 7, ASM1918654v1, whole genome shotgun sequence encodes these proteins:
- the LOC125869738 gene encoding uncharacterized protein LOC125869738, whose product MGVSGLVVEECRTTMLHHDTDISRLMIYAQQIEETKLRKMNSEAKRARPDEQSQPRSKKRYFNQDSSMVNNDRVSNPKPQGGNRGGSSFERSICTKCGKKHLGKFLAGMDWYFGCGKKGHKMRYCPTLSAKGREAKQASLDVPDPNDPRKNHFYVLQANKDKGTNPDKGTGKLIVPYGVNILLSIKGSCVCVAADRSASLVRIADQVIDSAWSCSRLLGGMVLLCGIARRCTDCSLFLPT is encoded by the exons ATGGGGGTGTCCGGTTTGGTTGTAGAAGAATGTCGTACAACAATGCTCCATCATGATACggatatctctaggcttatgatatatgcccaacaaattgaggagacaAAGCTTAGGAAGATGAATAGTGAGGCAAAAAGGGCAAGACCCGATGAACAAAGTCAACCAAGGTCCAAAAAGAGGTACTTCAACCAAGATTCTTCTATggtcaacaatgatagggtgtctaaccctaaacctcaaggagggaATAGAGGTGGTTCTTCATTTGAAAGGTCTATTTGTACTAAGTGTGGGAAGAAACATTTGGGTAAGTTTCTTGCCGGCATGGATTGGTACTTTGGGTGTGGGAAGAAGGGTCATAAGATGAGATATTGCCCAACACTTTCAGCAAAGGGGAGAGAGGCCAAACAAGCTTCTCTTGATGTCCCGGATCCTAATGATCCAAGGAAGAATCATTTTTATGtgcttcaagctaacaaggacaaaGGGACTAATCCGGATAAAGGTACCGGTAAGTTGATAGTTCCTTATGGTGTGAATATCTTATTGAG tatcaagGGGAGTTGTGTTTGTGTTGCAGCGGATCGTTCAGCGTCATTAGTCAGAATCGCCGATCAAGTCATCGATTCAGCATGGTCGTGCTCTAGGTTACTGGGCGGCATGGTACTGCTTTGCGGAATTGCTCGGCGATGCACCGACTGTTCCCTTTTtctgccgacttga